One segment of Dolichospermum sp. DET69 DNA contains the following:
- a CDS encoding VWA domain-containing protein — MMSDRDYTLIIDKSGSMSTPDQVGGRSRWKIAEESTIALARKCEEFDPDGITVYVFSGKFKRYENVTAAKVAQIFQENDPAGTTNLGSVLQDALNNYFQRKTAGTTKLNGETILVITDGEPDDRKAVFEIIIRATQQMEKDEELGISMIQVGSDPQATKFLKALDDQLEGVGAKFDICDTITLDDLEDMSLADVLMNAITD, encoded by the coding sequence ATGATGAGCGATAGAGATTATACCTTAATTATTGACAAAAGTGGCAGTATGTCCACACCAGATCAAGTGGGTGGTAGAAGTAGATGGAAGATAGCCGAAGAATCTACCATTGCTTTAGCCAGAAAGTGTGAAGAATTTGATCCTGATGGCATTACAGTTTACGTTTTTTCCGGCAAATTTAAACGTTATGAAAATGTTACTGCTGCCAAAGTAGCCCAGATATTTCAGGAAAATGATCCAGCAGGTACGACTAACTTAGGAAGTGTACTCCAAGATGCCCTGAATAACTACTTTCAACGCAAAACCGCTGGGACAACAAAACTTAATGGAGAAACCATTTTAGTTATTACTGACGGGGAACCAGATGATCGCAAAGCCGTATTTGAAATCATCATCCGTGCTACCCAACAAATGGAAAAAGATGAAGAATTAGGAATTTCCATGATTCAAGTTGGTTCAGATCCGCAAGCAACCAAATTTCTCAAAGCCTTAGATGATCAATTAGAAGGTGTTGGGGCAAAATTTGATATTTGTGACACCATTACTTTAGATGATTTAGAAGATATGAGTTTGGCTGATGTTTTAATGAATGCCATCACTGATTAA
- a CDS encoding glycoside hydrolase family 10 protein, with translation MKFNFHKFSSQKLLKKLFLPLFLISLLMVFWENSFIPVIAQEGSRQEIRGVWMTNNDLNILRDRTKVQEAVIQLQKLNFNTIYPVVWNSGYVMYPSAVAKRLEIQPFVFQGLDGHDILADLIDKSHRQNLLVIPWFEFGFMVPPSSELAMNKPEWLTQKKDGSKLSVGAAGEVSWLNPFHPQVQQFISDLLVELTNKYNLDGIQFDDHMSLPSEFGYDKYTVALYQQETQKTPPSDPQDPEWINWRANKITDFMVRLNQTVKQIKPKMIFSVSPNYYDYAYKFHLQDWLNWVRLDIVDELIVQVYRENLDHFIDKLSRPEMAEVKQKIPAGIGIMAGLRTKPVSIQQIQSQVRAAQQRGLGVAFFYYESLWNTAPEPLKERLAGFQSLFPYPALRTVVESGKGAINPEGETNLTVTDKIPF, from the coding sequence ATGAAATTCAATTTCCATAAATTTAGTTCTCAGAAACTACTGAAAAAGTTATTTCTGCCTTTGTTTTTAATTTCCCTACTCATGGTTTTTTGGGAAAACAGCTTTATACCGGTTATCGCACAAGAAGGATCACGTCAAGAAATTCGTGGTGTGTGGATGACAAATAATGATCTGAATATTCTTAGAGATAGGACTAAAGTTCAGGAAGCAGTAATCCAACTGCAAAAACTCAATTTTAACACTATCTATCCTGTAGTTTGGAATTCTGGTTATGTCATGTATCCTAGTGCTGTAGCCAAGCGGTTAGAAATTCAACCATTTGTATTTCAAGGACTAGATGGACATGATATTCTTGCCGATTTAATTGATAAATCTCATCGGCAAAATTTACTGGTAATTCCCTGGTTTGAATTTGGGTTTATGGTTCCTCCCAGTTCAGAATTAGCCATGAATAAACCAGAATGGCTCACACAAAAAAAAGATGGTAGTAAACTATCTGTTGGTGCTGCTGGTGAGGTTTCTTGGTTAAATCCATTTCATCCACAAGTACAACAGTTTATTAGCGATTTACTTGTAGAACTTACAAACAAATATAATCTTGATGGTATCCAATTTGATGATCATATGAGTTTACCTTCTGAATTTGGCTACGATAAATATACAGTTGCCTTATATCAACAAGAAACCCAAAAAACTCCACCAAGTGATCCTCAAGATCCAGAATGGATAAATTGGCGGGCCAATAAGATTACAGATTTTATGGTGAGACTTAACCAAACAGTTAAACAGATAAAACCGAAAATGATTTTCTCTGTCTCTCCTAATTACTATGATTATGCCTATAAATTTCACCTTCAAGATTGGTTAAATTGGGTGAGATTAGATATAGTAGATGAGTTAATTGTGCAAGTTTATCGGGAGAATTTAGATCATTTTATTGATAAACTTTCCCGTCCAGAAATGGCAGAAGTAAAACAAAAAATTCCAGCGGGAATCGGTATCATGGCAGGTTTAAGAACTAAACCCGTATCAATTCAACAGATTCAATCTCAAGTTCGTGCTGCCCAACAACGGGGACTCGGTGTAGCTTTTTTCTATTATGAAAGTCTTTGGAATACTGCACCAGAACCATTAAAAGAACGTTTGGCTGGATTTCAAAGTTTATTTCCATATCCTGCATTAAGAACGGTTGTAGAGTCTGGGAAAGGGGCAATAAATCCAGAAGGGGAAACGAATCTAACTGTGACTGACAAAATACCATTTTAA
- a CDS encoding VWA domain-containing protein: protein MLENRDYTLIIDKSGSMATPDQKGGRTRWATAQESTFALASKCEQFDPDGITIYLFSGRFKRYENVTSAKVLQIFTENDPSGTTDLAGVLKHATDDYLQRKASGTNKPNGETILVVTDGEPDDRKAVMKVIIEASRRLDKDEELAISFIQVGNDPQATRFLKILDDELQSAGAKFDICDTITMDDMEDMSLSEVLLNAIND from the coding sequence ATGCTAGAAAACCGTGATTACACCTTAATTATTGATAAAAGCGGTAGCATGGCTACCCCAGATCAAAAAGGTGGGAGAACTAGATGGGCAACAGCACAAGAATCTACTTTTGCCTTAGCAAGTAAATGTGAACAATTTGATCCAGATGGCATTACTATTTACTTGTTTTCTGGGAGATTTAAACGTTATGAAAATGTTACATCTGCCAAAGTATTACAGATTTTCACAGAAAATGATCCTTCGGGAACAACAGATTTAGCTGGTGTTTTAAAACACGCTACTGATGATTATCTACAACGCAAAGCCTCCGGTACAAATAAACCGAATGGAGAAACAATTTTAGTAGTTACTGATGGTGAACCAGATGATCGCAAAGCAGTAATGAAGGTCATTATTGAAGCTTCTCGTCGTCTGGATAAAGATGAAGAATTGGCTATTTCCTTTATTCAGGTTGGTAATGATCCTCAAGCTACCCGCTTTTTGAAAATCTTGGATGATGAACTACAAAGTGCAGGTGCTAAGTTTGATATTTGCGACACTATCACAATGGATGATATGGAAGATATGAGTTTATCAGAAGTTTTACTTAATGCGATTAATGATTAA
- a CDS encoding Uma2 family endonuclease, whose product MISIKHQLTLQEFLNLPEEDITYELVNGEAKPKMSPKRFHSRLTIALCIILTQWAENKGEVGVEWAVILKKRGQDWVPVPDLLYISYARFSSDVIENEACPIPPDLVIEIISPDQSFGEMSAKASDYLDADVMRVWVIDPKSKTVTIFYPDVRPQTKHGTDSLEDALFPGLVISAEQIFNQAGIP is encoded by the coding sequence ATGATTTCTATTAAACATCAACTGACATTACAAGAGTTTCTGAATCTTCCCGAAGAGGATATCACTTATGAATTAGTTAATGGGGAAGCAAAACCAAAAATGTCACCAAAAAGATTCCATTCCAGATTAACTATTGCATTGTGTATAATTCTCACCCAATGGGCAGAGAATAAAGGTGAAGTTGGAGTAGAATGGGCGGTTATTTTAAAAAAGCGTGGTCAGGATTGGGTTCCTGTACCAGACTTATTATATATTTCTTATGCTCGTTTTTCTAGTGATGTGATTGAAAATGAAGCTTGTCCAATTCCCCCAGATTTAGTAATTGAAATTATATCACCTGATCAATCTTTTGGAGAGATGAGTGCTAAAGCTAGTGATTATCTTGATGCTGATGTGATGAGAGTTTGGGTAATAGATCCTAAATCGAAAACTGTAACTATATTTTATCCTGATGTCCGTCCACAAACTAAGCACGGTACAGATAGTTTAGAAGATGCTCTTTTTCCAGGTTTGGTAATTTCTGCTGAACAAATTTTCAACCAAGCTGGTATTCCTTAA